A DNA window from Vigna angularis cultivar LongXiaoDou No.4 chromosome 1, ASM1680809v1, whole genome shotgun sequence contains the following coding sequences:
- the LOC108324057 gene encoding protein BASIC PENTACYSTEINE4 has translation MEDGRQNENDRHKMEYYRGPHSMWNTGSQHQVKEPNALVMNKKIRSILAERQATILELELEAAISEKNEALAARDEAIRQRDEALVQRDNAILERDNALAALQSRNSSVTFPFGSGIQCGSKRIHHSSNHLCIMSEAAYKTKDASPITVIPSEVVKSHQAKRTKENKVIGSKASNPPYKVKKMGEDLNRKASFEGTKIRSEWHRQDVGLNLVTFDETTMPVPVCTCTGIPRQCYKWGNGGWQSSCCTTTLSMHPLPQLPNKRHARIGGRKMSGSVFTRLLSRLVLEGHDLSIPLDLKEYWARHGTNRYITIK, from the exons ATGGAGGATGGCCGTCAAAATGAAAATGACAGACATAAGATGGAATACTACAGAGGACCACATTCCATG TGGAATACTGGTTCCCAGCATCAAGTGAAGGAGCCAAATGCACTGGTTATGAATAAGAAGATTAGGTCCATTTTGGCTGAAAGGCAGGCTACTATTCTAGAGCTTGAACTGGAGGCTGCAATATCTGAAAAGAATGAAGCCTTGGCTGCTCGAGATGAAGCCATTCGACAGAGGGATGAAGCACTTGTTCAAAGAGATAATGCTATTTTGGAACGGGATAATGCCCTTGCAGCCCTTCAGAGTCGGAACAGTTCTGTTACCTTCCCTTTTGGCAGTGGAATTCAATGTGGATCAAAACGAATTCATCATTCTTCAAACCATCTGTGTATCATGTCTGAAGCTGCGTACAAAACAAAGGATGCTTCCCCAATTACAGTTATACCTTCTGAAGTTGTCAAATCTCATCAAGCAAAGAGAACAAAGGAGAACAAGGTCATTGGTTCTAAGGCATCAAACCCACCCTACAAAGTAAAGAAAATGGGCGAGGATTTAAACAGGAAGGCTTCTTTTGAAGGTACAAAAATCCGATCTGAATGGCATAGGCAAGATGTTGGCCTGAATTTGGTTACATTTGATGAAACTACCATGCCAGTTCCAGTTTGCACATGTACTGGCATACCACGACAGTGCTACAAATGGGGGAATGGTGGATGGCAGTCATCTTGTTGTACCACAACATTGTCTATGCATCCATTACCACAACTTCCAAACAAACGCCATGCTCGCATTGGAGGACGAAAGATGAGTGGAAGTGTTTTTACCAGACTTCTCAGCAGGTTGGTGTTAGAAGGCCATGATTTATCTATACCACTAGATCTTAAGGAGTATTGGGCCAGACATGGAACCAATCGCTACATCACCATCAAGTAG